In one window of Dokdonia sp. PRO95 DNA:
- the arfB gene encoding alternative ribosome rescue aminoacyl-tRNA hydrolase ArfB — protein MNKELLLTELTFKATRSSGPGGQHANKTSSRVELSWAMYESAAVTEVELELLKEKLSHRLTKEGVLLLASQTSRSQHKNKEYVIKRLFALLEVAVQRPKIRIKKRPSKMAKLKRLNAKKIQSEKKANRRKPSY, from the coding sequence ATGAATAAGGAGTTACTACTTACCGAACTTACTTTTAAGGCAACGAGAAGTAGTGGGCCAGGAGGACAGCATGCAAATAAAACAAGTTCAAGAGTAGAGTTGTCTTGGGCTATGTATGAATCTGCTGCAGTAACAGAGGTGGAGCTTGAGTTACTCAAAGAAAAACTTAGTCATAGACTTACAAAAGAGGGAGTTTTGCTACTCGCTTCTCAAACTTCACGTAGCCAGCATAAAAACAAAGAGTACGTGATAAAACGACTGTTTGCATTACTAGAGGTAGCTGTACAAAGACCTAAAATTAGAATTAAGAAACGCCCTTCTAAGATGGCAAAACTTAAACGCCTTAATGCTAAAAAAATACAATCTGAAAAGAAAGCAAACAGACGCAAACCGTCGTATTAA
- a CDS encoding nuclear transport factor 2 family protein has translation MKILFVFFALTISTAYSQDTSLIKKDIEVSLNSWHKAAADADFEAYFGLMTSDAVFIGTDATENWQLEEFKSFSKPYFDKGKAWSFTAIERNVYLSTSDDTIAWFDEHLSTQMGVCRGSGIMKKIDDKWKVQHYVLSIAVPNENVSALTNLKKDWDTKYIAKSHNKM, from the coding sequence ATGAAAATCTTATTTGTATTCTTTGCGCTAACTATTAGTACCGCATACAGTCAAGACACATCTCTTATAAAAAAAGATATAGAAGTCTCTCTTAATTCTTGGCACAAAGCAGCTGCAGATGCTGATTTTGAAGCCTATTTTGGACTAATGACAAGTGATGCTGTATTCATAGGTACAGACGCAACAGAAAACTGGCAATTAGAAGAATTTAAATCCTTTTCAAAACCTTATTTTGACAAAGGTAAAGCATGGAGCTTTACAGCTATTGAGCGTAATGTGTATTTATCTACTAGTGATGATACCATCGCTTGGTTTGATGAACACCTTAGTACGCAAATGGGTGTATGCAGAGGATCTGGAATTATGAAGAAAATAGATGATAAATGGAAAGTACAACACTATGTACTTTCTATCGCTGTTCCTAATGAAAACGTCTCGGCACTTACAAATCTTAAAAAAGATTGGGATACTAAGTATATAGCAAAATCACATAATAAAATGTAA
- a CDS encoding M28 family peptidase, protein MPKNISGKEAPLTEFSTARALSHLKVISAKPHFVGTPAHTEVQQYIVQELRKLGLEPQVQEGFVNEEWSGYSNLTKPQNILARIKGSGNGKALLLMSHYDSAPHSASHGASDAGSGVVTILESVRAYIASGVTPVNDIIICITDAEEIGLDGAQLFVDEHPWAKDVGLALNFEARGSGGPSNMIVETNHGNKNLIKGFMDAGVEYPVGTSLMYSIYKMLPNDTDSTVLREDGDIDGFFFAFIDDHFDYHTVNDTFENLDRKTLEHQGTYLMPLLKHFAATDLTNIKSDVDYVYFDAAVANFIAYPFSWIWPMVAIAIVLFVVLLVYGFKKEKLRRKYVSRGFSAFFLTLILGGGLFYLLWELLKYVYPSYEDMLPVFIYNGHWYIIAFALLGFSLCMGIYHRLTVAQNTASNMVAPLMMWLIINILVAVYLKGAAFFIIPVFFGLIAFYILIAQRKPSVLLLVLLCAPAIFLLAPLVQFFPVGLGPDMLYASVIFLILLFGLVLPVFGLYRNKKFIAYLSLLGALVCFGVAHMKSDATVKRQAPNSLIYYQNKDTNRAYWATYNKSLDDWTKGYLGENPEQAAMYIGNAAGSKYNTPYTYAKETAVIDLPESTVQLDRDTIVDGLTHMTLTVKPNRTVHQMRMYTAIETPLQHISWNGVAVKADSTETLYKKRGSKGILSYYRGENDKLEFKFAVPEGVNPKFTLKEFSYDLLENPKFTVSGRPNTTMPKPFVPNDAIIVERTIDIAEYAFAKAKKDTINAGVEE, encoded by the coding sequence ATGCCCAAGAATATAAGTGGTAAAGAAGCCCCGCTTACAGAATTTTCTACGGCAAGAGCATTATCACATTTAAAAGTAATCTCGGCCAAACCTCATTTTGTGGGTACACCAGCACATACAGAAGTGCAGCAATATATAGTACAAGAACTTCGCAAGCTTGGTCTCGAGCCTCAAGTGCAAGAAGGTTTTGTAAATGAGGAATGGAGTGGGTATAGTAACCTTACAAAGCCTCAAAATATCTTAGCACGTATTAAAGGAAGTGGTAATGGTAAAGCGTTATTACTCATGTCACATTATGATAGCGCACCACACAGTGCATCTCATGGCGCAAGTGACGCAGGTTCTGGTGTGGTAACTATATTAGAAAGTGTGCGTGCTTATATTGCTAGCGGAGTCACCCCAGTAAATGATATAATAATCTGCATCACAGATGCCGAAGAAATAGGATTAGATGGCGCTCAGCTTTTTGTGGACGAGCATCCATGGGCAAAAGACGTGGGACTTGCCCTCAACTTTGAAGCCCGTGGTAGTGGTGGTCCTTCTAATATGATTGTAGAAACTAATCACGGTAATAAAAATCTCATAAAAGGATTTATGGATGCGGGAGTGGAGTATCCCGTAGGAACTTCATTGATGTATAGTATTTACAAAATGTTACCTAATGATACAGACTCGACGGTCTTAAGAGAAGATGGTGATATCGATGGGTTTTTCTTTGCATTTATAGATGACCATTTTGATTATCATACAGTAAATGACACTTTTGAAAACTTGGATCGAAAGACGCTAGAGCACCAAGGAACCTATTTAATGCCTTTACTCAAGCATTTTGCAGCTACAGACCTTACCAATATTAAGTCTGATGTAGATTATGTGTATTTTGATGCTGCTGTGGCCAACTTTATTGCCTATCCATTTTCTTGGATCTGGCCTATGGTTGCAATTGCAATTGTTCTATTTGTGGTCTTACTAGTTTATGGATTTAAAAAGGAAAAACTAAGAAGAAAATATGTTTCTAGAGGTTTCAGCGCGTTTTTCCTTACACTAATCTTAGGTGGAGGACTTTTTTATCTATTATGGGAATTATTAAAGTATGTATATCCTAGCTATGAAGACATGTTGCCTGTTTTTATTTATAATGGTCACTGGTATATTATTGCCTTTGCCTTATTAGGTTTTAGTCTATGTATGGGTATTTATCATAGGCTCACCGTGGCACAAAACACGGCAAGTAATATGGTAGCTCCACTCATGATGTGGCTCATCATTAATATACTTGTTGCCGTTTATTTAAAAGGTGCTGCCTTTTTTATCATACCTGTATTCTTTGGGTTAATAGCTTTTTATATACTAATAGCACAACGTAAGCCTAGTGTATTGTTGCTTGTTTTATTGTGTGCTCCAGCGATTTTTTTACTGGCTCCACTAGTGCAATTCTTTCCCGTAGGTTTGGGGCCAGATATGCTCTATGCTAGTGTTATCTTCTTAATACTACTTTTTGGGTTGGTTCTACCAGTATTTGGTTTGTATAGAAACAAGAAGTTTATTGCATATTTGAGTTTACTAGGAGCGCTTGTTTGTTTTGGAGTTGCACACATGAAATCTGATGCTACGGTAAAACGACAAGCGCCTAACAGTCTTATTTATTATCAAAATAAAGATACAAATCGAGCCTACTGGGCAACATATAATAAATCACTTGATGACTGGACTAAAGGATACCTAGGCGAAAACCCAGAACAAGCAGCTATGTACATTGGTAATGCTGCAGGTAGTAAATACAATACACCATACACCTATGCTAAGGAAACAGCGGTAATCGATTTGCCAGAAAGTACTGTGCAGTTAGATAGAGATACAATAGTAGATGGTTTAACGCACATGACACTTACAGTCAAACCTAATCGCACCGTGCATCAAATGCGTATGTACACAGCTATAGAAACTCCTTTACAGCATATCTCTTGGAACGGTGTTGCTGTAAAAGCAGATAGTACTGAGACGCTTTATAAAAAACGAGGTAGTAAAGGTATTTTAAGTTATTACAGAGGCGAAAATGACAAACTGGAGTTTAAATTTGCCGTTCCAGAAGGTGTAAATCCTAAATTTACGCTCAAGGAGTTCTCGTACGATTTATTAGAAAACCCAAAATTTACAGTTTCGGGGAGACCTAATACTACGATGCCAAAACCATTTGTACCTAACGATGCTATTATAGTCGAGCGTACTATTGATATTGCTGAGTACGCTTTCGCGAAAGCGAAAAAAGATACCATCAATGCTGGTGTAGAAGAATAA
- a CDS encoding NAD-dependent epimerase/dehydratase family protein, which translates to MKSRILIIGACGQIGTELTIALRNRFGADKVVASDIREGNEELMSEGHFELLDATDFAAVEDVIFRYKIDTVYLMAAMLSAIAERFPAKAWHLNMTTLFHILNLAKDKKVKKVFWPSSIAVFGETTPSENTPQLTVMEPSTVYGISKQTGERWCEYYHKKYGVDVRSIRYPGLISYTTEPGGGTTDYAVDIYHRALKHGNYRCFLQKGTVLPMMYMEDAIRATINIMDAPKKDVKIRSSYNLAGVSFAPEDVAQSIKNVLPEFEIEYEPDFRQAIADSWPGSIDDSEARKDWGWDHKFDLDAITKIMLDNLKSQYS; encoded by the coding sequence ATGAAATCTAGAATACTCATCATAGGAGCTTGCGGTCAGATAGGAACGGAGCTAACCATAGCTTTACGTAACAGATTTGGTGCAGATAAGGTTGTAGCCAGTGACATCCGTGAAGGAAACGAAGAGCTTATGAGTGAGGGGCACTTTGAGCTTCTAGATGCAACAGACTTTGCCGCGGTAGAAGATGTAATTTTTAGATATAAAATTGATACAGTGTACTTAATGGCGGCTATGCTATCTGCAATTGCAGAGCGTTTTCCTGCCAAAGCTTGGCATCTTAATATGACAACATTATTTCATATTTTAAACTTAGCAAAAGACAAAAAGGTTAAAAAGGTATTTTGGCCATCAAGTATTGCTGTTTTTGGAGAAACAACTCCATCAGAAAATACTCCCCAACTTACGGTTATGGAGCCATCAACCGTATATGGAATATCAAAACAAACTGGGGAGCGCTGGTGTGAGTATTATCACAAGAAATATGGTGTGGATGTGAGAAGTATACGCTATCCAGGACTTATAAGTTATACAACAGAACCTGGCGGAGGAACTACAGATTATGCAGTAGATATATATCACAGAGCACTTAAACATGGTAACTACCGTTGTTTCTTACAGAAGGGAACAGTGTTACCTATGATGTATATGGAGGATGCAATTAGAGCAACTATAAATATTATGGATGCTCCTAAAAAGGACGTAAAAATACGCTCTTCATATAACCTGGCAGGAGTAAGCTTTGCGCCAGAAGATGTAGCTCAAAGTATTAAAAATGTACTTCCAGAGTTTGAGATCGAATATGAACCAGATTTTAGACAAGCCATAGCAGATTCTTGGCCAGGCTCCATAGATGATAGTGAAGCTCGTAAAGACTGGGGATGGGATCATAAATTTGATCTAGATGCCATTACTAAGATCATGCTTGATAATCTTAAATCACAATACAGCTAA
- a CDS encoding T9SS type A sorting domain-containing protein encodes MKKLLLFTLCLVTFMTNAQIGSTAPWMAPFNDSNRSIEPTFQEIVDSFETYWKGKDETVKGSGYKPFKRWESLYANYLNEDGTVMSQKQLWDVWQEINSQSKSTQADDSDWKNIGPLTHTNTGSWSAGQGRVNAFAVDPTNPNILFVGTPAGGIWKSTDAGDSWTPLTDQLPQIGVSGIAIDPTDTNIIYIATGDDDAGDSTSIGVMKSTDGGVTWNTTGLNESNSPTSMNEIYFDPADSKTLWVATNIGIFKTTDGGVNWTNVFNGEFDDLKVKPGSSDVLYAADASRVYRTVDGGDNWISISTGSIIGAARLVIDVTPANPDVLYVFRSDNSFGAGTIFKSSDSGDSFTQTFRGGQDIFESTQAWFDFAFAVSDTDENEIYTGVLNVWKSSDSGVNFTKLNNWNAPDTPSYTHADIHNLRFINGTLFCGSDGGFYSSTDGGVNFTSHTDGLAIGQFYRIDVAPEDASIISGGLQDNGGYARKNGMWQNYYGADGMENIYDPNDPSKVYGFIQSGGGPFFSNDGGASLSGSFTSPEDGNWITPLAFAKDKRLYAGYKSVYELDFCSNSWVQRSNTFNTEIDLLQTDPNDASIMYVAVNGTLYKSSNSGINFTILRAFQGDISSLEVKNGDSNTLYIVTGGTAGKVYEGTITDNAITVNDITGSLPEVPKLVIKHQSNHSENPLFLGTALGVWKYDDTTTDWIRFDNGLPNTAVRDLDVNEFNGVLTAGTYGRGIWQTDIDTQPLSSDVAATSLAPLNNQVISCGENPTEITFRNNGTSPITEATINYEAGGIQNTLQWTGNLDSQEEVTLELPILGLPVGTYELIAQISIDSDQVDGNNEKRTSIAINETGEIDVTNDFETSESDLLVLTDNANASCDTSGQTWQRGIPNGTLLNQVVSGDSAYATNLNGEYSNNVKEYLTTKCYDISSLAVPELSFKMAFELELDWDIMYVEYTLDDGSTWNILGTANDPNWYNSNTLPGNNCINCPGAQWTGTSASFNDYSYDLSAFASETSMIFRFVFHSDQAVTEEGVVIDDLQIGAEQLSVDDTVLEGLSIYPNPSTSIFNIQWPAQESLSIEVFDILGKSVVKRFNMPQGSSNYPLDMSTFASGLYLIKLNTDKQQITQKLILK; translated from the coding sequence ATGAAAAAACTACTACTATTTACATTATGTTTGGTCACATTTATGACCAATGCTCAAATAGGATCGACTGCGCCATGGATGGCGCCGTTTAATGATTCTAATAGAAGCATAGAACCTACTTTTCAAGAAATTGTTGACTCCTTTGAGACTTATTGGAAAGGCAAAGATGAAACAGTTAAGGGAAGTGGCTACAAACCCTTTAAAAGATGGGAATCTCTGTATGCAAATTACTTAAATGAGGATGGCACTGTCATGTCACAAAAGCAACTTTGGGATGTCTGGCAAGAAATAAATAGTCAATCAAAATCTACACAAGCAGATGATAGTGACTGGAAAAACATAGGCCCACTTACACATACTAACACTGGATCTTGGTCTGCTGGTCAAGGTCGTGTAAATGCATTTGCAGTAGATCCTACAAATCCGAATATACTCTTCGTAGGAACGCCTGCCGGAGGAATTTGGAAATCTACAGATGCTGGAGATTCTTGGACTCCACTTACAGATCAACTCCCTCAAATAGGGGTATCTGGTATTGCTATCGATCCTACCGATACTAATATCATTTACATTGCTACGGGAGATGATGATGCTGGTGACTCAACAAGTATAGGTGTTATGAAATCTACAGATGGAGGTGTAACATGGAATACTACGGGTCTCAATGAAAGCAATAGCCCTACAAGTATGAATGAAATTTACTTTGATCCGGCAGATAGCAAGACACTATGGGTTGCTACAAATATCGGTATTTTCAAAACTACAGATGGTGGTGTAAATTGGACTAATGTATTCAACGGTGAGTTTGATGATTTAAAAGTCAAGCCAGGTAGTTCTGACGTTCTTTATGCAGCAGATGCATCAAGAGTTTATAGAACAGTTGATGGAGGAGATAACTGGATAAGTATCTCTACAGGAAGTATTATTGGAGCAGCTAGGTTAGTTATTGACGTAACTCCTGCCAATCCGGATGTTTTGTATGTTTTTAGATCAGATAATTCATTTGGTGCCGGAACTATTTTTAAGTCATCAGATAGCGGAGATTCTTTTACACAAACATTTAGAGGAGGACAGGATATTTTTGAAAGCACTCAGGCATGGTTTGACTTTGCTTTTGCAGTATCAGATACTGATGAAAATGAAATTTACACGGGAGTACTCAATGTATGGAAATCTTCAGATAGTGGTGTTAACTTCACAAAATTGAATAACTGGAATGCTCCTGACACACCGTCTTACACTCACGCAGATATTCATAATTTAAGATTTATTAATGGAACTTTGTTTTGTGGAAGTGATGGAGGTTTCTATAGTTCTACTGATGGAGGAGTTAACTTTACGAGTCATACAGATGGTCTGGCTATTGGTCAATTTTATAGGATTGATGTAGCACCAGAAGATGCCTCTATTATATCTGGAGGGCTTCAAGATAATGGTGGCTACGCTCGTAAAAATGGTATGTGGCAAAACTATTATGGAGCAGACGGTATGGAAAACATATATGATCCAAATGACCCATCTAAAGTATATGGATTTATACAATCTGGGGGAGGACCTTTCTTCTCAAATGATGGGGGTGCTTCACTTTCTGGCTCATTTACATCTCCAGAAGATGGTAACTGGATAACACCACTCGCTTTTGCAAAAGATAAACGCTTATATGCTGGTTATAAAAGTGTGTATGAGCTTGATTTTTGCTCTAATTCTTGGGTTCAACGTTCAAACACGTTTAATACAGAAATTGATTTACTGCAAACGGATCCCAATGATGCATCAATTATGTATGTTGCCGTAAATGGGACTTTATACAAAAGTTCGAACAGTGGTATTAATTTTACCATATTAAGAGCATTTCAAGGAGATATTTCATCACTTGAAGTAAAAAATGGTGATAGCAATACACTTTATATTGTTACCGGAGGAACTGCGGGTAAAGTATACGAAGGAACAATAACAGATAATGCAATCACAGTAAATGATATTACTGGTTCTCTACCAGAAGTACCTAAATTAGTTATTAAACATCAAAGTAATCACTCTGAAAATCCATTGTTTTTAGGAACTGCGCTTGGCGTTTGGAAGTATGATGATACTACTACTGATTGGATAAGATTTGATAATGGACTGCCAAACACAGCCGTACGTGACTTAGATGTAAACGAATTTAACGGGGTTCTTACCGCAGGAACTTATGGACGTGGTATCTGGCAAACAGATATTGACACACAGCCGCTATCGTCGGACGTTGCAGCGACATCGCTAGCACCTCTAAATAATCAGGTAATATCTTGTGGAGAAAATCCTACTGAAATTACATTTAGAAATAACGGTACTTCTCCTATAACCGAAGCGACTATTAACTACGAGGCTGGTGGCATTCAAAATACACTGCAATGGACAGGAAATCTAGATTCTCAAGAGGAAGTTACTCTAGAGCTTCCTATATTAGGTCTGCCTGTTGGAACCTATGAACTTATTGCTCAAATAAGTATTGATAGTGATCAAGTAGATGGTAACAATGAGAAAAGAACTTCTATAGCGATTAATGAAACGGGAGAAATTGATGTAACAAATGATTTTGAAACGTCAGAGAGTGATTTACTTGTTCTCACAGACAATGCAAATGCGTCTTGTGATACTTCCGGACAAACATGGCAGAGAGGAATTCCGAACGGTACACTATTAAATCAAGTTGTATCAGGAGATAGTGCCTACGCTACCAATCTAAATGGAGAATACAGTAACAACGTAAAAGAATATCTTACTACTAAATGCTATGACATTTCATCGTTGGCAGTACCAGAATTATCTTTCAAAATGGCTTTCGAATTAGAATTGGATTGGGATATTATGTATGTAGAATATACTTTAGATGACGGATCTACTTGGAATATTCTAGGTACCGCAAATGACCCTAACTGGTACAATAGTAATACTCTCCCAGGAAACAATTGTATTAATTGCCCAGGAGCACAATGGACAGGAACTAGCGCATCATTTAATGATTATAGCTACGATCTTAGTGCATTTGCATCAGAAACTAGTATGATTTTTAGGTTTGTATTTCACTCTGATCAAGCGGTAACCGAAGAAGGGGTTGTAATAGATGATCTACAGATAGGGGCCGAACAGCTTTCTGTTGACGATACCGTACTAGAAGGACTAAGTATCTACCCTAATCCATCAACTTCTATATTTAATATACAGTGGCCTGCACAAGAATCATTATCTATAGAGGTGTTTGATATTTTAGGGAAGTCTGTTGTTAAAAGGTTTAATATGCCTCAAGGATCAAGTAACTACCCACTTGACATGAGCACATTTGCATCAGGTTTATATCTCATTAAACTAAACACTGACAAACAACAAATTACTCAAAAATTAATTTTGAAATAA
- a CDS encoding DUF2256 domain-containing protein — MKKQHLPTKVCPVCERPFAWRKKWEKNWDEVIYCSERCRRNKNQ, encoded by the coding sequence TTGAAAAAGCAGCACCTTCCTACAAAAGTATGTCCCGTTTGTGAAAGACCCTTTGCATGGCGAAAGAAATGGGAGAAAAACTGGGATGAAGTAATTTATTGCAGTGAGCGATGTAGAAGAAATAAAAATCAATGA
- a CDS encoding NAD(P)H-binding protein, with protein sequence MNKKITIAGLGWLGKALATRLQLMGYTVKGSVTDAEKAKDLTRSNIAAYPVIISESGVSGLIETLLADTDVLLIMIPPGLRKNTGANYALKMAHFLHAIERSEVKKVILISSTSVYDDDQGEVTEKDAPQPTTNAGKQLYDVEQIFFNTTAFETTIVRFGGLFGGSRNPVRFLAGRKGLTNGDAPVNMIHRDDCIGILIAIIKQDAFGHVINAVSPNHPTKKEYYTKQAIELGLEPPEYSQEESLTFKQVDSITVNSVLNYDFTVQL encoded by the coding sequence ATGAATAAAAAAATTACAATTGCAGGTTTAGGGTGGCTTGGTAAAGCACTAGCCACGAGGCTTCAGCTTATGGGGTACACGGTAAAAGGAAGTGTAACAGATGCAGAGAAGGCAAAAGATCTTACAAGAAGCAATATCGCTGCATATCCCGTAATAATCTCAGAAAGTGGTGTCTCAGGTTTAATAGAAACTTTACTAGCAGATACAGACGTCTTACTTATTATGATACCGCCAGGCTTGAGAAAGAATACAGGCGCAAACTATGCTCTGAAAATGGCACATTTTTTACATGCAATTGAGCGCTCTGAGGTTAAAAAAGTGATTTTAATAAGTAGTACCTCGGTCTATGATGATGATCAAGGTGAAGTGACAGAGAAAGATGCTCCACAACCCACCACAAACGCTGGGAAGCAATTGTATGATGTAGAGCAGATATTCTTTAATACCACTGCTTTTGAGACAACGATTGTTCGTTTTGGAGGATTATTTGGTGGTAGTAGAAACCCTGTGAGGTTTCTTGCAGGACGTAAGGGACTCACTAATGGTGATGCTCCGGTTAATATGATACATCGTGATGACTGCATCGGTATTTTGATAGCAATTATCAAGCAAGATGCATTTGGTCATGTTATAAATGCCGTGTCTCCTAATCATCCAACAAAAAAGGAATACTATACAAAACAGGCTATTGAATTAGGTCTCGAGCCACCAGAATATAGTCAAGAAGAGTCATTGACCTTTAAACAGGTAGATAGCATTACAGTAAACAGTGTTTTAAATTACGATTTTACGGTACAACTCTAG
- a CDS encoding M13 family metallopeptidase, with the protein MKLYKSAAIVATCALTLVSCKTEETKETAQVEKIPGIVLENMDTTVAPNQDFYNYVNGSWMKNTEIPDDRTSWGGFSVLRKATDADVLEILAEAEKSGKYTAGTDQAKALAIYNTKLDTVARNKAGLTPLQPALDAIAGVTNLNELQTVLATNPAVSSPFLSIGAGADLNDSSMNTVYLGANGLGLPDRDYYLLEDGKSKEIRVEYVKHISRMLQMLGDSEADATAAADKILAMETALATPRLDKVESRDARNFNNPRSVAQADEMLTSIDLKKMIADLGIKKDFDTLLVTQLKYTEALDTFLKKTPLEYIKTLVRWDTFNSAAGRLSTEIETANWEFYSKYLSGAKKQRPADERALATVNGSVGEALGQLYVDAKFPPEAKAKAETMIANVIDAYKARIQKLDWMGEETKEKAIEKLDKFTVKIAYPDKWEDYSTMDVAADKTYFENMTAVGKWGQLKNFDEIGEPVDKSKWGMSPQTVNAYFNPLNNEIVFPAAILQPPFYNYTADEAVNYGGIGAVIGHEISHAFDDSGSRFDADGNLKNWWTAEDLEAFTTRGNALAEQYSAVEVLDSVYVNGKFTLGENIGDLGGVLGAYDGLQKYYAENGRPENIDGFTPEQRFFMSWATVWRTKSRDEALRTQVKTDPHSPGMVRAVQPLLNVDAFYEAFDIKEGDANYLAPEKRVRIW; encoded by the coding sequence ATGAAACTCTATAAATCGGCTGCAATTGTGGCTACTTGTGCTCTTACGCTTGTAAGCTGTAAGACAGAAGAAACTAAAGAGACAGCTCAAGTTGAAAAAATTCCTGGTATAGTACTAGAGAATATGGATACTACGGTTGCTCCTAATCAAGACTTTTACAATTATGTAAATGGATCTTGGATGAAAAACACTGAAATTCCGGATGACCGCACTAGCTGGGGAGGATTTTCTGTACTGCGTAAAGCTACAGATGCAGATGTTTTGGAAATACTTGCAGAGGCTGAAAAAAGCGGAAAATACACTGCCGGAACAGACCAAGCAAAAGCGCTGGCGATTTATAATACTAAGCTAGATACCGTAGCACGTAATAAAGCTGGGCTTACACCACTACAACCTGCACTAGATGCAATTGCTGGTGTAACTAACTTAAATGAATTACAGACAGTACTAGCTACTAACCCTGCTGTATCATCACCATTTTTGAGCATAGGAGCAGGAGCAGATCTTAATGATAGCTCTATGAACACTGTGTACTTAGGTGCAAACGGTCTTGGTTTACCAGATCGTGATTATTACCTATTAGAAGATGGTAAGTCTAAGGAAATTCGTGTAGAGTATGTAAAACATATCTCACGCATGCTTCAAATGCTAGGAGATTCTGAAGCAGATGCGACTGCAGCTGCCGATAAAATCCTTGCAATGGAAACTGCACTAGCTACTCCAAGATTAGATAAAGTAGAGAGCCGTGACGCTCGTAACTTTAACAACCCACGTTCTGTGGCACAAGCCGATGAAATGCTTACATCTATAGATCTTAAAAAGATGATTGCAGATCTTGGTATTAAGAAAGATTTTGACACGCTTCTTGTGACACAATTAAAATATACTGAGGCTCTAGATACATTCCTTAAAAAAACTCCTCTTGAATATATCAAAACGCTCGTTCGTTGGGATACATTTAATAGTGCTGCAGGCAGATTAAGTACAGAAATAGAAACTGCAAATTGGGAGTTTTACAGTAAGTACTTAAGCGGTGCAAAAAAACAACGCCCAGCAGATGAGCGTGCACTAGCAACCGTAAATGGTTCTGTAGGGGAAGCGCTCGGACAATTATATGTAGATGCAAAGTTTCCACCAGAAGCAAAGGCAAAAGCAGAAACAATGATTGCAAATGTTATTGATGCTTATAAAGCTCGTATCCAAAAATTAGATTGGATGGGTGAAGAGACTAAAGAAAAGGCTATCGAAAAGCTTGATAAATTTACCGTTAAAATCGCATATCCAGACAAGTGGGAAGATTACTCAACAATGGACGTAGCGGCAGATAAGACGTACTTTGAAAATATGACGGCTGTAGGTAAATGGGGTCAACTTAAAAACTTTGATGAAATAGGTGAGCCTGTAGATAAGTCTAAGTGGGGAATGTCTCCTCAGACTGTTAATGCTTACTTCAATCCACTTAATAATGAGATTGTATTTCCAGCAGCAATACTTCAACCACCATTCTACAACTACACAGCAGATGAGGCTGTAAATTATGGAGGAATTGGAGCTGTAATTGGTCACGAGATCTCTCACGCTTTTGATGATAGCGGATCACGTTTTGACGCAGATGGAAACCTAAAAAACTGGTGGACTGCCGAAGATCTTGAAGCATTTACAACTCGTGGTAATGCACTTGCAGAGCAGTACAGCGCTGTAGAGGTACTTGATAGCGTTTACGTAAATGGAAAATTCACGTTAGGTGAAAACATAGGTGACTTAGGTGGTGTACTTGGTGCATATGATGGATTACAGAAATACTATGCAGAGAATGGACGTCCAGAAAACATTGACGGGTTTACTCCTGAGCAACGTTTCTTCATGTCTTGGGCAACAGTATGGAGAACTAAGAGCCGTGATGAAGCATTAAGAACACAAGTAAAGACAGACCCACACTCTCCAGGAATGGTACGTGCGGTACAACCTTTATTAAATGTTGATGCTTTTTACGAAGCTTTTGATATTAAGGAAGGAGATGCAAATTATCTAGCTCCTGAGAAGAGAGTTCGCATCTGGTAA